One uncultured Tolumonas sp. DNA segment encodes these proteins:
- a CDS encoding M14 family zinc carboxypeptidase gives MLFRGLLWSFLLLSSLSVRAALPLTPFERSATYTLPNSTEVSAYLHQLTQQSSQASVLSLGRSAGGRPIDALLLSHDAAFLKNGQPETHRPTVMLIGSQHGNEPSGSEAVQILARQLLDGDQQHLLDKMNFIAIVLANPDGRDLNRRLNAKDENPNIDFIATAASETQIYIDALQRFQPDVVYDLHETGRVKYPLTYKEGYLTTINAQFEVGDNPNIDAGLRHYADNVFLPKLLKQVSAQGIPATRYDGEIITLSQAVTRGAMNLSNFRNYASLMGSLTIVAESLLDEPGNYSTPNNIKERVQRQYIALAQFLSLVEHDAQKIQQLSRHARQDWRNKTDMQIALEFGFAPNPQTPKIDVALVEQKSGKRVIKAFPYTDQIVVTETESLPAGFVIRAEQARYKTLLDHHHIQYRVVSKAEKVRLEQQRISALTVSEVQRPGVRDWLDVGVQEKELTTELKPGDLIVTTHQPLGRLAAIILDPRSDNTIYQEEAWRGLLLHNPLPVAILLSH, from the coding sequence ATGTTGTTTCGTGGTTTGTTGTGGTCATTCTTATTACTCAGCTCATTGAGCGTGCGTGCGGCATTACCGCTCACTCCGTTTGAACGCAGTGCAACTTACACCTTACCCAACTCCACCGAAGTGTCGGCTTATTTGCATCAACTCACGCAACAATCATCACAAGCGTCTGTACTCTCGTTAGGCCGCTCGGCCGGTGGGCGCCCGATTGACGCTTTGCTGCTGTCGCACGATGCCGCATTTTTGAAAAATGGGCAGCCTGAAACTCACCGGCCGACCGTGATGTTGATTGGATCGCAACATGGCAATGAACCCTCTGGTTCGGAAGCTGTGCAGATTTTGGCGCGTCAGCTGTTAGATGGTGATCAACAGCATCTGCTGGATAAGATGAATTTTATCGCGATTGTTTTGGCTAACCCTGATGGCCGCGATTTGAATCGTCGCCTGAATGCCAAAGATGAAAATCCAAATATCGATTTTATTGCCACCGCAGCATCAGAAACACAGATCTATATTGATGCACTGCAACGCTTCCAACCGGATGTCGTTTACGATCTGCATGAAACCGGACGAGTAAAATATCCGCTTACTTACAAAGAAGGTTACCTAACCACCATTAATGCACAGTTTGAGGTCGGCGATAACCCCAATATTGATGCCGGATTGCGTCACTATGCAGATAATGTTTTTCTACCTAAATTATTAAAACAGGTCAGTGCGCAGGGCATCCCTGCCACCCGTTACGATGGTGAAATTATTACTTTGTCGCAAGCGGTGACTCGTGGTGCGATGAATTTGAGTAATTTTCGTAATTACGCTTCGCTGATGGGGTCGTTAACCATAGTGGCGGAAAGTTTGTTGGATGAGCCAGGAAATTATTCCACGCCGAACAACATCAAAGAACGTGTGCAGCGACAATATATAGCCTTAGCGCAGTTTTTATCATTGGTGGAACACGATGCGCAGAAGATCCAGCAATTAAGTCGTCATGCGCGGCAAGACTGGCGTAATAAAACCGATATGCAAATTGCGCTGGAATTTGGTTTCGCACCTAACCCACAAACACCGAAAATTGATGTTGCTTTAGTCGAACAGAAAAGTGGTAAACGGGTGATAAAAGCATTTCCTTATACCGATCAAATTGTGGTCACAGAAACGGAATCGTTACCCGCAGGGTTTGTGATCCGAGCGGAGCAAGCTCGTTATAAAACGTTACTTGATCATCATCATATTCAATATCGCGTTGTGTCTAAGGCGGAAAAAGTTCGCTTGGAACAACAACGGATCAGTGCGTTAACCGTCTCGGAAGTACAGCGTCCGGGTGTGCGCGACTGGCTGGATGTCGGCGTGCAGGAAAAAGAGCTAACGACTGAGCTGAAACCGGGTGATTTGATCGTGACCACACATCAACCGCTTGGACGCCTTGCTGCAATAATTCTCGATCCACGGTCGGATAATACGATCTATCAGGAAGAGGCGTGGCGGGGGTTGTTATTACACAATCCATTGCCGGTTGCCATATTGCTTTCGCATTGA
- the rhtB gene encoding homoserine/homoserine lactone efflux protein, which yields MDFHVWLTYLATTIVFSIYPGSGAVNTISNAIRYGVRGSVPAIAGLQLGLAIHLLLVGVGLGTLLAKSATAFAILKWFGVAYLVWLGWSKWREVPQLMKSGVGQEEGPRPALFWPAVFVNLTNPKSIVFLVALFPQFLHADYPLWSQALILSVTCVLVDVIVMLGYAALAAPLTHLVQNEKGMRTQNRIFGSLFIAAGALLSGASR from the coding sequence ATGGATTTTCATGTCTGGCTGACCTATTTGGCAACGACAATTGTATTTAGTATTTACCCGGGTTCCGGCGCGGTAAACACCATCAGTAACGCGATTCGTTACGGTGTACGAGGCTCAGTACCCGCCATTGCCGGTTTACAGTTAGGCCTGGCTATTCATTTGTTACTGGTCGGGGTCGGGCTTGGTACTCTGTTGGCTAAATCGGCAACGGCGTTTGCCATTCTGAAATGGTTCGGTGTGGCTTATCTGGTCTGGCTGGGCTGGAGCAAATGGCGCGAAGTACCGCAACTGATGAAAAGTGGCGTTGGGCAGGAAGAGGGGCCGCGTCCAGCCCTGTTTTGGCCGGCAGTGTTTGTGAATCTGACTAACCCGAAAAGCATCGTCTTTCTGGTCGCGCTGTTCCCGCAATTTCTGCATGCCGATTACCCGCTGTGGTCACAAGCGCTGATATTGTCCGTCACCTGTGTGCTGGTGGATGTGATTGTCATGCTGGGTTATGCCGCGCTGGCGGCTCCGTTGACGCATCTGGTACAAAATGAAAAAGGCATGCGCACGCAAAACCGCATTTTTGGTTCCCTGTTTATTGCTGCGGGAGCTTTGCTCTCCGGCGCCTCGCGTTAG